A window from Tenacibaculum singaporense encodes these proteins:
- the moaD gene encoding molybdopterin converting factor subunit 1, whose translation MKISILFFGMATDLVDSSSLEIELPNKSSVASFKEFLLAEFPELQKMSSYAVAINESYATDDMLIKENDVIAIIPPVSGG comes from the coding sequence ATGAAAATAAGCATTCTATTTTTCGGTATGGCTACAGACTTAGTTGATAGTTCTTCTTTGGAAATTGAACTACCTAACAAAAGTTCTGTTGCTAGTTTTAAAGAATTTCTTTTAGCAGAATTCCCTGAGTTACAAAAAATGAGTTCGTATGCGGTAGCCATTAACGAAAGTTACGCTACTGACGATATGCTCATAAAAGAAAATGATGTAATCGCAATTATTCCTCCAGTTAGTGGAGGATAA
- a CDS encoding DUF3817 domain-containing protein has translation MINFFRLVSLLEGISYILLLFIAVPIKYMQGNPEYVKMLGMPHGLLFVGYIVLAIMLKYELNWNGKTFGIVSLLSILPFGTFFVGKYLKKG, from the coding sequence ATGATTAATTTTTTCAGATTAGTAAGTTTATTAGAAGGAATATCTTATATTTTATTGCTTTTTATAGCAGTTCCAATTAAATACATGCAAGGAAACCCAGAGTATGTTAAAATGCTTGGTATGCCTCACGGATTGTTATTTGTAGGATACATAGTATTGGCAATCATGTTAAAGTACGAGCTAAATTGGAACGGTAAAACTTTCGGAATTGTTAGCTTACTTTCTATCTTACCTTTCGGAACATTTTTCGTTGGAAAATACTTAAAAAAAGGCTGA